One window from the genome of Kineococcus mangrovi encodes:
- the rplS gene encoding 50S ribosomal protein L19, with product MNVLDSIDAAQLRSDVPEFRAGDTLKVHVKVIEGSRSRVQVFQGVVIRRTGGGIREAFTVRKVSFGVGVERTFPLHTPVIEKIEVVTRGDVKRAKLYYLRDLRGKAAKIKERRDSGSPRG from the coding sequence ATGAACGTGCTCGACAGCATCGACGCAGCCCAGCTGCGCAGCGACGTCCCGGAGTTCCGGGCCGGTGACACCCTCAAGGTCCACGTCAAGGTCATCGAGGGCAGCCGCTCGCGCGTGCAGGTCTTCCAGGGCGTCGTCATCCGCCGCACCGGCGGCGGCATCCGCGAGGCCTTCACCGTCCGCAAGGTCAGCTTCGGCGTCGGCGTGGAGCGCACCTTCCCGCTGCACACCCCGGTCATCGAGAAGATCGAGGTCGTGACCCGCGGTGACGTGAAGCGCGCCAAGCTGTACTACCTGCGCGACCTGCGCGGCAAGGCCGCCAAGATCAAGGAGCGTCGCGACTCCGGCAGCCCCCGCGGCTGA
- the lepB gene encoding signal peptidase I, whose protein sequence is MSAGDTEQDTSAQEPAPRRRSAGTGVVGAIRETVLVVVVALVVSLVVKTFLLQAFFIPSQSMERTLDIGDRVVVSKLTPGPFELHRGDVVVFSDPGGWLEPTTPTQRGPVGTVVAEALTFVGLLPEDSDDHLIKRVVGLPGDHVVCAPDGTVTVNDVAVDEPYVSSTSPSEQQCDVTVPAGELWVMGDNRAESADSRYNQDKPYDGFVPIDLVVGRAYVIVWPLAHWSWLGTPDDFASVPGPAGVG, encoded by the coding sequence GTGAGCGCCGGGGACACCGAGCAGGACACGTCCGCGCAGGAGCCCGCGCCCCGGCGCCGGTCCGCCGGCACGGGCGTGGTGGGCGCGATCCGCGAGACCGTGCTCGTCGTCGTGGTCGCGCTCGTCGTCTCGCTGGTCGTCAAGACGTTCCTCCTGCAGGCGTTCTTCATCCCCTCCCAGTCCATGGAGCGCACGCTCGACATCGGCGACCGCGTCGTCGTCAGCAAGCTGACGCCGGGCCCGTTCGAGCTGCACCGCGGTGACGTCGTCGTCTTCTCCGACCCCGGTGGCTGGCTCGAGCCGACCACGCCGACGCAGCGCGGCCCGGTGGGCACCGTCGTCGCCGAGGCGCTGACCTTCGTCGGGTTGCTGCCGGAGGACTCCGACGACCACCTCATCAAGCGCGTCGTCGGACTGCCCGGCGACCACGTCGTGTGCGCCCCCGACGGCACGGTCACCGTCAACGACGTCGCCGTGGACGAGCCCTACGTCTCCTCCACCTCACCGAGTGAGCAGCAGTGCGACGTCACCGTCCCCGCCGGTGAGCTGTGGGTCATGGGCGACAACCGGGCCGAGTCCGCCGACTCCCGCTACAACCAGGACAAGCCGTACGACGGGTTCGTGCCGATCGACCTCGTCGTCGGCCGCGCGTACGTGATCGTGTGGCCCCTGGCGCACTGGTCCTGGCTCGGCACCCCCGACGACTTCGCCTCCGTCCCCGGCCCGGCGGGGGTGGGGTGA
- a CDS encoding YifB family Mg chelatase-like AAA ATPase has product MALARSLAVGLVGLDGHLVEVEADISPGIPAFVLVGLPDASLHEAKDRVRAATANSGFPLPAQRITVNLSPATLPKTGSAFDLAVAVATLTAAGVLPPEASAETVHLGELGLDGSVRAVDGVLPAVLAAARAGVRRVVVPEATAEEAALVPGVVVRGVRWLAELVADYRGDPPVDLPEPPRAFVPPERALAGRPLDLADVVGQSEARFALEVAAAGGHHLLMNGPPGAGKTMLAARLPGLLPDLEEEAALEVTAVHSVAGTLRGRPGTALVTRPPYEDPHHTASVASVVGGGSGVPRPGAVSRAHRGVLFLDEASEFEARVLDALRQPLEHGELVLHRARGAARYPARFQLVLAANPCPCGRAVGKGLDCTCSPQARRRYAAKLSGPLLDRVDVQLQVQAVTRAEVAEAVAGEGTAVVAARVATARAVQTERLGRHGARTNGELKGPLLRGPLRLAAGVTRDLDRALERGVLTLRGVDRVLRLAWTVADLRGAVAPDRDDVGRALALRGALSTAVAA; this is encoded by the coding sequence ATGGCGCTCGCCCGCTCCCTGGCCGTCGGGCTCGTCGGCCTGGACGGCCACCTCGTCGAGGTCGAGGCCGACATCTCCCCCGGCATCCCCGCCTTCGTGCTCGTCGGGCTGCCCGACGCGTCCCTGCACGAGGCCAAGGACCGCGTCCGGGCCGCGACGGCCAACTCCGGCTTCCCGCTGCCGGCGCAGCGGATCACGGTGAACCTCTCACCGGCCACGCTGCCGAAGACCGGGTCGGCGTTTGACCTCGCCGTGGCGGTGGCCACGCTCACGGCCGCCGGTGTCCTGCCGCCGGAGGCCTCCGCCGAGACGGTCCACCTCGGTGAGCTGGGCCTGGACGGCAGCGTGCGCGCCGTCGACGGGGTGCTGCCCGCCGTGCTGGCCGCGGCCCGCGCCGGTGTCCGGCGCGTCGTGGTCCCGGAGGCGACGGCCGAGGAGGCCGCCCTCGTCCCGGGGGTCGTCGTCCGCGGGGTGCGCTGGCTGGCCGAGCTCGTCGCGGACTACCGCGGCGACCCGCCCGTGGACCTGCCCGAACCGCCCCGCGCCTTCGTCCCGCCCGAGCGGGCGCTCGCGGGCCGCCCGCTGGACCTGGCCGACGTCGTGGGCCAGAGCGAGGCGCGCTTCGCCCTGGAGGTGGCCGCCGCGGGGGGCCACCACCTGCTGATGAACGGGCCCCCCGGGGCGGGCAAGACGATGCTCGCGGCCCGCCTGCCCGGTCTCCTGCCCGACCTGGAGGAGGAGGCCGCCCTGGAGGTCACGGCGGTCCACTCGGTGGCCGGGACCCTGCGCGGGCGCCCGGGCACGGCCCTCGTCACGCGCCCGCCCTACGAGGACCCCCACCACACGGCCTCGGTCGCCTCCGTCGTGGGCGGTGGCAGCGGGGTGCCGCGGCCGGGGGCGGTCTCCCGCGCCCACCGCGGCGTGCTGTTCCTCGACGAGGCCTCCGAGTTCGAGGCCCGGGTCCTCGACGCCCTGCGCCAGCCGCTGGAGCACGGCGAGCTCGTCCTGCACCGCGCCCGCGGCGCGGCGCGGTACCCGGCGCGGTTCCAGCTCGTGCTCGCGGCCAACCCGTGCCCCTGCGGCCGGGCCGTGGGCAAGGGGCTGGACTGCACGTGCTCGCCGCAGGCGCGGCGCCGCTACGCCGCGAAGCTGTCCGGGCCGCTGCTGGACCGCGTCGACGTCCAGCTGCAGGTGCAGGCCGTGACGCGCGCCGAGGTGGCCGAGGCCGTCGCGGGGGAGGGCACGGCCGTCGTGGCGGCCCGGGTCGCCACGGCCCGGGCGGTGCAGACCGAGCGGCTGGGCCGGCACGGGGCGCGGACGAACGGGGAGCTCAAGGGCCCGCTCCTGCGCGGCCCGCTGCGCCTCGCGGCCGGCGTCACGCGCGACCTCGACCGGGCCCTGGAGCGGGGCGTGCTGACCCTGCGCGGCGTGGACCGGGTGCTGCGGCTGGCGTGGACGGTGGCGGACCTGCGGGGGGCAGTGGCCCCGGACCGCGACGACGTGGGCCGGGCCCTCGCGCTGCGCGGAGCCCTCAGCACGGCGGTGGCCGCGTGA
- a CDS encoding peptidoglycan DD-metalloendopeptidase family protein, producing MLGTGVTAALGSVAVAGLAAALVVAVPPPVDAPPHAPAPAPGRGTTARTWTWPVDPPRVVRTFDDVGRYAAGHRGVDLAAAPGAPVVAVAAGEVTFAGPVAGRGVVVVAHVDGLRTTYEPLDASVRSGQTVVAGAVLGSLAAQPRHCPASCLHLGLRRDETYLDPLARLRGAPPVLLPLGRP from the coding sequence GTGCTGGGTACAGGGGTCACCGCCGCTCTGGGGTCCGTCGCGGTCGCGGGGCTGGCCGCCGCCCTCGTCGTGGCCGTTCCCCCACCGGTGGACGCACCGCCGCACGCGCCGGCGCCGGCCCCCGGACGGGGGACCACCGCGCGGACGTGGACGTGGCCGGTGGACCCGCCCCGGGTCGTCCGCACCTTCGACGACGTGGGCCGCTACGCCGCGGGTCACCGGGGGGTGGACCTGGCGGCCGCCCCGGGGGCGCCGGTGGTGGCGGTCGCCGCGGGGGAGGTCACCTTCGCGGGGCCGGTCGCCGGTCGCGGCGTGGTCGTCGTGGCGCATGTCGACGGCCTGCGCACGACGTACGAACCGCTCGACGCCTCGGTGCGCTCCGGGCAGACGGTGGTGGCGGGAGCGGTGCTCGGCAGCCTCGCCGCGCAGCCGCGGCACTGCCCCGCGTCCTGCCTGCACCTGGGGCTGCGTCGGGACGAGACCTACCTGGACCCGCTGGCCCGGCTGCGGGGCGCTCCCCCGGTCCTGCTGCCGCTGGGACGGCCGTGA
- a CDS encoding ribonuclease HII yields the protein MSPATRAPAAPSLRLERQLLRSGHALVAGVDEVGRGALAGPVSVGVLVVDGSTRTAPTGLRDSKLLTPAARDALAPAVRRWALAWAVGHTEPAEIDAIGITAALRLAGRRALAQLPVRPDVVILDGGHDYLSDPREPSLLDGLDGQGPAAPWDGPAVTTRVKADVSCAAVAGASVLAKTTRDAVMAQRHTAFPHYGWAGNKGYGAPEHLRALAERGSCEQHRRSWRLPGAAAPGPRLVEAPAQDLDPVSPGDGVLSDLTSRTSGAREA from the coding sequence GTGAGCCCCGCCACCCGCGCCCCGGCGGCTCCCTCCCTGCGCCTGGAGCGGCAGCTCCTGCGTTCGGGCCACGCCCTGGTCGCCGGGGTGGACGAGGTGGGCCGCGGGGCGCTCGCCGGTCCCGTGAGCGTGGGGGTCCTCGTCGTGGACGGCAGCACCCGCACCGCGCCCACCGGGCTGCGGGACTCCAAGCTGCTGACACCCGCCGCCCGGGACGCCCTGGCGCCCGCGGTGCGCCGCTGGGCGCTCGCCTGGGCCGTCGGGCACACCGAGCCGGCCGAGATCGACGCGATCGGCATCACCGCCGCGCTGCGCCTGGCCGGGCGGCGGGCCCTGGCCCAGCTGCCGGTCCGGCCCGACGTCGTCATCCTCGACGGCGGCCACGACTACCTCAGCGACCCGCGGGAACCGTCGCTGCTGGACGGGCTGGACGGGCAGGGGCCCGCCGCGCCGTGGGACGGGCCGGCCGTGACGACCCGCGTCAAGGCGGACGTGTCCTGCGCCGCCGTGGCCGGGGCGAGCGTGCTGGCCAAGACGACCCGCGACGCGGTGATGGCGCAGCGGCACACCGCCTTCCCGCACTACGGGTGGGCGGGGAACAAGGGGTACGGCGCCCCGGAGCACCTGCGGGCCCTCGCCGAGCGCGGCAGCTGCGAGCAGCACCGCCGCAGCTGGCGGCTGCCCGGCGCGGCCGCGCCCGGACCCCGTCTCGTCGAGGCGCCCGCGCAGGACCTGGACCCGGTCTCGCCGGGGGACGGGGTGCTCTCGGACCTCACCTCCCGCACCTCGGGTGCCCGGGAGGCATGA
- a CDS encoding tyrosine-type recombinase/integrase produces the protein MGAETTGASHERTERRGEDLQQLLTAFATHLRAERNRSEHTVRAYCADVRDLLRTVLPGAEDGVLDLGLLGLPDLRAWQTGAAAGHQRSTLARRAAAARTFTAWAHRTGRLAAQDPGLRLQAPRRSRDLPRVLAQSQVQAALEPAVAARADARADPQDLRDGALLELLYATGCRVAEVVGLDVGDLDFGHRQVRVLGKGNRERVVPFGDPAARALQAWLQRGRPALVGPASAEAVFLGVRGGRIDQRQVRTVVNRAVAAVPGAPHTSPHGLRHAAATHMLDGRADLRSVQELLGHATLSTTQIYTHVSVERLRSSHRQAHPRA, from the coding sequence GTGGGAGCTGAGACGACCGGGGCGTCGCACGAGCGGACCGAGCGCCGGGGTGAGGACCTCCAGCAGCTGCTGACGGCGTTCGCCACCCACCTGCGGGCCGAGCGCAACCGCTCCGAGCACACCGTCCGGGCCTACTGCGCCGACGTCCGCGACCTGCTGCGCACGGTCCTGCCGGGCGCCGAGGACGGGGTGCTCGACCTCGGGCTGCTCGGCCTGCCGGACCTGCGGGCGTGGCAGACGGGCGCTGCCGCGGGCCACCAGCGGTCCACGCTGGCCCGGCGGGCGGCCGCGGCGCGCACCTTCACGGCGTGGGCCCACCGCACGGGCCGGCTGGCGGCGCAGGACCCGGGACTGCGGTTGCAGGCCCCCAGGCGCTCACGGGACCTGCCCCGGGTCCTGGCCCAGAGCCAGGTCCAGGCCGCGCTGGAGCCGGCGGTCGCGGCCCGGGCGGACGCCCGCGCCGATCCGCAGGACCTGCGGGACGGCGCGCTGCTGGAGCTGCTCTACGCCACGGGCTGCCGCGTCGCGGAGGTCGTCGGCCTGGACGTCGGCGACCTCGACTTCGGGCACCGCCAGGTCCGGGTCCTGGGCAAGGGGAACCGCGAGCGCGTCGTGCCCTTCGGCGACCCCGCGGCCCGGGCGCTCCAGGCGTGGCTGCAGCGGGGACGGCCGGCGCTGGTCGGACCGGCGTCCGCCGAGGCGGTGTTCCTGGGGGTGCGGGGCGGCCGGATCGACCAGCGTCAGGTGCGCACCGTCGTCAACCGCGCGGTCGCCGCGGTCCCCGGTGCGCCGCACACGTCCCCGCACGGTCTGCGGCACGCGGCGGCGACCCACATGCTGGACGGTCGAGCTGACCTTCGTAGCGTACAGGAGTTGCTTGGTCACGCTACGCTGTCAACGACGCAGATCTACACACACGTCTCCGTGGAACGGTTGCGGAGTTCTCACCGTCAGGCCCACCCCCGGGCCTGA
- a CDS encoding YraN family protein — MVHVRAKDAVGRYGERVAARWLVEAGMTVLETNWRCRHGEIDVLARDGDELVVCEVKTRRSTSAGTPAEAVTPQKLTRLQELAQEWLKAHPAVAPAGIRFDVVAVTPAERGPARVEHLRGVL; from the coding sequence GTGGTGCACGTGCGCGCGAAGGACGCCGTGGGGCGGTACGGGGAACGGGTGGCGGCCCGGTGGCTGGTCGAGGCGGGCATGACCGTGCTCGAGACGAACTGGCGCTGCCGGCACGGGGAGATCGACGTCCTGGCCCGGGACGGTGACGAACTGGTCGTGTGCGAGGTCAAGACCCGCCGCAGCACCAGCGCCGGCACGCCCGCGGAGGCGGTGACGCCGCAGAAGCTGACCCGGCTGCAGGAGCTGGCCCAGGAGTGGCTGAAGGCCCACCCGGCGGTGGCGCCCGCCGGCATCCGCTTCGACGTCGTGGCGGTGACCCCCGCCGAGCGGGGACCGGCCCGGGTCGAGCACCTGCGGGGGGTGCTCTGA
- the lepB gene encoding signal peptidase I, with protein MTTTQPRPSVPPGDPSGTAVDRGPSHGGRAVLVLAIALLIVLVVRSFVVQTFSIPSDSMQPTLQPGERVAVWRVDASDVRRGDVVVFDGTGTFADAPPDPQGLAAVGAGVAGLLGFRPGESDFVKRVVGLPGERITCCDAQGRLLVDGEPLDEPYVQPGDAPSELRFDIAVPQGRVWVMGDHRSDSVDSRSHLGSPGGGTIALGDVVGRVVATTWPLDAVGTVGRGSGS; from the coding sequence GTGACGACCACCCAGCCGCGGCCGTCGGTCCCGCCCGGTGACCCCTCGGGCACGGCGGTCGACCGCGGCCCCTCGCACGGGGGACGCGCCGTGCTGGTGCTCGCCATCGCCCTCCTGATCGTCCTGGTCGTCCGCTCCTTCGTCGTGCAGACCTTCTCCATCCCCTCGGACTCGATGCAGCCGACGCTGCAGCCGGGGGAGCGCGTGGCCGTCTGGCGCGTCGACGCCTCCGACGTCCGGCGCGGCGACGTCGTCGTCTTCGACGGCACCGGCACCTTCGCCGACGCCCCACCGGACCCGCAGGGCCTGGCCGCGGTCGGCGCCGGGGTCGCCGGGCTGCTGGGCTTCCGGCCCGGGGAGTCCGACTTCGTCAAGCGCGTCGTCGGCCTGCCCGGTGAGCGCATCACCTGCTGCGACGCCCAGGGCCGCCTCCTCGTCGACGGTGAGCCCCTGGACGAGCCGTACGTGCAGCCCGGCGACGCGCCGAGCGAGCTCCGGTTCGACATCGCCGTGCCGCAGGGGCGAGTGTGGGTGATGGGGGACCACCGCAGCGACTCGGTCGACTCGCGCTCCCACCTCGGCTCGCCGGGCGGGGGCACGATCGCCCTCGGCGACGTCGTCGGCCGGGTCGTCGCCACCACCTGGCCGCTGGACGCGGTCGGCACCGTCGGACGGGGGAGCGGTTCGTGA
- the whiG gene encoding RNA polymerase sigma factor WhiG, protein MEPGAAQERATTARTEPDSGLRVVDDGMERGIDATGTDQTTPSAAVDTAGTAEEVQPAGRPQANARFTSRKGKGPLTPEQEAAEAALRAMWEDFKATADPYVREKLIMHYSPLVKYVAGRVGVGLPPNIEQADLVSYGIFGLIDAIEKFDIERAIKFETYAISRIRGAIIDELRAIDWIPRSVRSKAREVERTYATLEGELHRTPTEAEVAERMGIALSDLHHIFSQVSYVNVVALDELLSVSGEKGDKLSLVDTLEDTKAEDPVAAFESEETKFLLSRAINQLPEREKIVVTLYYYEGLTLAEIGRVLGVTESRICQMHTKAVLQLRGKLSDAS, encoded by the coding sequence GTGGAACCAGGAGCGGCGCAGGAGCGGGCCACCACCGCGCGGACGGAGCCGGACTCCGGTCTGCGAGTGGTCGACGACGGGATGGAGCGCGGCATCGACGCCACCGGCACGGACCAGACGACCCCCTCGGCAGCGGTGGACACCGCCGGGACCGCCGAGGAGGTCCAGCCCGCGGGACGACCGCAGGCCAACGCACGCTTCACCAGCCGCAAGGGCAAGGGTCCGCTCACCCCCGAGCAGGAGGCGGCCGAGGCGGCCCTGCGCGCGATGTGGGAGGACTTCAAGGCCACCGCGGACCCCTACGTCCGCGAGAAGCTGATCATGCACTACTCCCCGCTGGTCAAGTACGTCGCCGGGCGCGTCGGCGTCGGGCTGCCGCCGAACATCGAGCAGGCCGACCTCGTCTCCTACGGCATCTTCGGCCTCATCGACGCCATCGAGAAGTTCGACATCGAGCGCGCCATCAAGTTCGAGACGTACGCGATCTCGCGCATCCGCGGCGCCATCATCGACGAGCTGCGCGCCATCGACTGGATCCCCCGCTCGGTCCGCAGCAAGGCCCGCGAGGTCGAACGGACCTACGCCACGCTCGAGGGCGAGCTGCACCGCACCCCGACCGAGGCCGAGGTCGCCGAGCGCATGGGCATCGCGCTGTCGGACCTGCACCACATCTTCAGCCAGGTCTCCTACGTCAACGTGGTCGCCCTCGACGAGCTGCTCAGCGTGTCGGGGGAGAAGGGCGACAAGCTCTCCCTCGTCGACACCCTCGAGGACACCAAGGCCGAGGACCCCGTCGCGGCGTTCGAGAGCGAGGAGACGAAGTTCCTGCTCTCGCGCGCCATCAACCAGCTGCCCGAGCGCGAGAAGATCGTCGTCACCCTCTACTACTACGAGGGCCTCACCCTGGCCGAGATCGGGCGCGTCCTCGGCGTCACCGAGTCGCGGATCTGCCAGATGCACACCAAGGCCGTCCTGCAGCTGCGCGGCAAGCTGTCCGACGCCAGCTGA
- the dprA gene encoding DNA-processing protein DprA: MSRPVGGHGTRVPPALRDALDDDRLARAAWSRLAEPGDAAAARLVAEVGAPLALEAVVTGRGPERWRTRLDDVDPAGDVAAVRAAGGRLLVPGDEEWPVGLSDLDLDATGERPLGAPFCLWVRGPARLADVAARSAALVGSRAATAYGQHVAADLAVGLADRGFAVVSGGAFGIDAAAHRAAVAVEGTSVAVLACGVDRSYPPGNAALLARLARTGALVSEVPPGSTPTRWRFLERNRLIAALTRGTVVVEAAWRSGALSTADRAERLHRPVGAVPGPVTSPASAGCHRLLRDRGAVCVTSAEEAAELLGDLGAETVSTPPVERRPFDGLDREELRVAECLPRRVGTDLDSLARGSGLDVGAVQALLGRLELSGHAVRADGGWRRAAGV; this comes from the coding sequence GTGAGCCGCCCCGTCGGCGGTCACGGCACCCGGGTGCCGCCCGCCCTGCGGGACGCGCTGGACGACGACCGGCTGGCGCGGGCGGCGTGGAGCCGCCTCGCCGAGCCGGGGGACGCCGCCGCCGCCCGGCTGGTCGCCGAGGTCGGGGCGCCGCTGGCGCTGGAGGCCGTCGTCACCGGCCGCGGCCCGGAGCGGTGGCGGACACGGCTGGACGACGTCGACCCGGCGGGCGACGTCGCCGCGGTCCGCGCCGCGGGTGGGCGCCTCCTGGTGCCCGGCGACGAGGAGTGGCCCGTCGGGCTGAGCGACCTCGACCTCGACGCGACGGGGGAGCGGCCGCTGGGGGCGCCCTTCTGCCTGTGGGTGCGCGGGCCCGCCCGGCTGGCCGACGTCGCCGCCCGCAGCGCCGCCCTCGTCGGCTCCCGGGCCGCCACGGCGTACGGCCAGCACGTCGCGGCCGACCTCGCCGTGGGTCTCGCCGACCGGGGCTTCGCCGTCGTCAGCGGCGGCGCGTTCGGCATCGACGCCGCGGCCCACCGGGCCGCGGTCGCCGTGGAGGGGACGAGCGTGGCCGTCCTGGCCTGCGGGGTCGACCGCTCCTACCCGCCCGGGAACGCCGCGCTGCTGGCCCGGCTGGCGCGGACGGGAGCGCTCGTCTCGGAGGTGCCCCCGGGCAGCACCCCCACGCGGTGGCGCTTCCTGGAGCGCAACCGGCTCATCGCGGCCCTGACCCGCGGCACGGTCGTGGTCGAGGCGGCGTGGCGGTCCGGGGCCCTGTCGACGGCCGACCGGGCCGAGCGCCTGCACCGGCCCGTCGGTGCCGTGCCCGGGCCGGTGACCTCACCGGCCTCGGCCGGCTGCCACCGCCTGCTGCGCGACCGGGGCGCGGTCTGCGTCACGAGCGCCGAGGAGGCGGCCGAACTGCTCGGCGACCTCGGGGCCGAGACGGTCTCGACGCCGCCGGTCGAGCGGCGGCCCTTCGACGGGCTGGACCGCGAGGAGCTGCGGGTGGCCGAGTGCCTGCCCCGGCGGGTCGGCACCGACCTCGACTCCCTCGCCCGGGGCTCCGGGCTCGACGTCGGCGCCGTGCAGGCCCTGCTCGGCCGCCTGGAACTGTCGGGCCACGCGGTGCGCGCCGACGGCGGCTGGCGCCGGGCCGCGGGGGTGTGA
- a CDS encoding histone-like nucleoid-structuring protein Lsr2, whose protein sequence is MAQRSHTVLTDDVDGGQAVETVAFGLDGVSYEIDLSTTNAAALRRAVSPYLEHGRALTSRRRSTRTTGARVPGTTDAGTGAGSGADGGAVHAWAREDDVPVDGWSRGPAPGPPVSHP, encoded by the coding sequence GTGGCTCAGCGCTCGCACACGGTGCTCACCGACGACGTGGACGGCGGCCAGGCCGTCGAGACCGTCGCCTTCGGCCTCGACGGCGTCTCCTACGAGATCGACCTGTCGACGACGAACGCGGCCGCCCTGCGGCGCGCCGTGAGCCCGTACCTCGAGCACGGTCGTGCGCTGACGTCCCGGCGCCGATCGACCCGGACCACCGGCGCGCGAGTCCCCGGCACGACGGACGCCGGCACCGGGGCCGGCAGCGGGGCCGACGGCGGCGCCGTGCACGCCTGGGCCCGGGAGGACGACGTGCCCGTCGACGGGTGGTCCCGGGGGCCGGCCCCGGGACCACCCGTCAGTCACCCTTGA
- a CDS encoding TraR/DksA family transcriptional regulator, with amino-acid sequence MRPPGPADLRTALEVERTEALDRAAALERELASALEAAAEGTADDEHDPEGSTTAFERAQVAAVLEQVRERLSALDLALDRLGEPGFGLCERCGRPIAPGRLAARPWTTTCVGCAGRPRR; translated from the coding sequence GTGAGGCCGCCGGGACCGGCCGACCTGCGCACCGCCCTGGAGGTGGAGCGGACCGAGGCCCTGGACCGGGCCGCGGCGCTGGAGCGCGAGCTCGCGAGCGCCCTGGAGGCGGCCGCCGAGGGCACCGCTGACGACGAGCACGACCCCGAGGGGTCGACGACGGCCTTCGAACGCGCCCAGGTCGCCGCGGTGCTGGAGCAGGTGCGGGAGCGGTTGAGCGCCCTGGACCTCGCCCTGGACCGCCTCGGGGAACCGGGGTTCGGGCTGTGCGAGCGGTGCGGGCGCCCGATCGCCCCCGGCCGCCTGGCCGCGAGGCCGTGGACCACGACGTGCGTGGGGTGCGCCGGGCGACCGCGGCGGTAG
- a CDS encoding RtcB family protein yields MERLGKKLVNWASVLEEGTRRQAQVAATMPFIHPHIALMPDAHLGKGATVGSVIPTDGAIIPAAVGVDIGCGMIAVRTQFTATDLAGRDLSVLRTSIEAAVPLSAGAANREVSATAAPRVAELEALEPARAAFRDQLVPRWRLALGTLGSGNHFIEVSLDELDRVWLFLHSGSRGPGNKLATHHIGVAQRLCRQWFVPLPDRDLAYLVEGTAEFDEYLCDLQWAQHFALLNREEMVDRVAARLADFLGTAVQEAERINCHHNYTARERHFGREVWLSRKGAIAADAGRPGLVPGSMGTASYVVAGKGDVMSLNSSPHGAGRQHSRSAARRAFTHEQLREAMKGIEYRDTDAFLDEIPAAYKDIDRVMADAADLVEVRHVLRQVVNVKGD; encoded by the coding sequence GTGGAGCGTCTGGGGAAGAAGCTGGTGAACTGGGCGTCCGTGCTGGAGGAGGGGACGCGCCGGCAGGCCCAGGTGGCGGCCACCATGCCCTTCATCCACCCGCACATCGCCCTCATGCCCGACGCCCACCTCGGCAAGGGGGCGACCGTCGGGTCCGTCATCCCGACCGACGGGGCGATCATCCCGGCCGCGGTCGGGGTGGACATCGGGTGCGGCATGATCGCGGTCCGCACGCAGTTCACGGCCACCGACCTCGCCGGTCGCGACCTGTCGGTCCTGCGGACCTCGATCGAGGCCGCCGTGCCGCTGTCGGCGGGGGCGGCCAACCGCGAGGTGTCGGCCACGGCCGCCCCCCGGGTCGCCGAGCTCGAGGCGCTCGAGCCGGCCCGGGCCGCGTTCCGCGACCAGCTCGTCCCGCGCTGGCGGCTGGCCCTCGGGACCCTGGGGTCGGGCAACCACTTCATCGAGGTCTCCCTCGACGAGCTGGACCGGGTCTGGCTGTTCCTGCACTCGGGCTCGCGCGGTCCGGGCAACAAGCTCGCCACCCACCACATCGGGGTCGCGCAGCGCCTGTGCCGGCAGTGGTTCGTGCCGTTGCCGGACCGGGACCTCGCCTACCTCGTCGAGGGCACGGCCGAGTTCGACGAGTACCTCTGCGACCTGCAGTGGGCCCAGCACTTCGCGCTGCTGAACCGGGAGGAGATGGTGGACCGGGTCGCCGCCCGGCTCGCCGACTTCCTCGGGACGGCGGTCCAGGAGGCGGAGCGGATCAACTGCCACCACAACTACACCGCGCGCGAGCGGCACTTCGGCCGCGAGGTCTGGCTGTCCCGCAAGGGCGCCATCGCGGCCGACGCCGGACGTCCCGGGCTCGTCCCGGGGTCCATGGGCACCGCCAGCTACGTCGTGGCCGGCAAGGGCGACGTCATGTCGCTGAACTCCTCCCCGCACGGGGCGGGGCGCCAGCACAGCCGGTCGGCGGCCCGCCGGGCGTTCACCCACGAGCAGCTGCGGGAGGCCATGAAGGGCATCGAGTACCGGGACACCGACGCGTTCCTGGACGAGATCCCGGCCGCCTACAAGGACATCGACCGGGTCATGGCCGACGCGGCCGACCTGGTCGAGGTCCGGCACGTCCTGCGCCAGGTGGTGAACGTCAAGGGTGACTGA
- a CDS encoding DUF2469 domain-containing protein codes for MSAEDLENYETEMELQLYREYRDVVSLFSYVVETERRFYLANSVDLQVRTADGETYFEVALHDAWVWDVYRPARFVRDVRVVTFKDVNVEELQKRDIEVPDGPDLRER; via the coding sequence GTGAGCGCCGAGGACCTGGAGAACTACGAGACCGAGATGGAGCTGCAGCTCTACCGCGAGTACCGGGACGTCGTCTCGCTCTTCTCGTACGTGGTGGAGACCGAACGGCGCTTCTACCTCGCCAACTCGGTGGACCTGCAGGTCCGCACGGCCGACGGTGAGACGTACTTCGAGGTGGCCCTGCACGACGCCTGGGTCTGGGACGTCTACCGCCCGGCCCGGTTCGTGCGGGACGTGCGGGTGGTGACGTTCAAGGACGTCAACGTCGAGGAGCTGCAGAAGCGCGACATCGAGGTCCCCGACGGGCCGGACCTGCGCGAACGCTGA